A DNA window from Aspergillus nidulans FGSC A4 chromosome I contains the following coding sequences:
- a CDS encoding uncharacterized protein (transcript_id=CADANIAT00007233), producing the protein MPPRYFDRLWSQYLTHQSIKFQTQFSKLPLPLFTSTQRSLCTMSANSREAVNYRLPRLELQNASFRRRASAQLSGSKAQSCRYASGFLPRLAKKIVPMAQRPGGAAEQYIAYGMTQRLFEACSKQGDYTIPQLKEKGAQVPKTEAGEDLGVGEGWWYKGLLSPMQLFDVEPLALTSLIPELGLVPTFSTWSQITFLHMYLLMVRLRALPSRDSLQTYSRHLIDHFSHNAEYRMDVLHGLTSRAIRNKFLKDLFIQWRGVLAAYDEGLIKGDAVLGAAIWRNLWKASYNTPDGEEIDWEKVARVVAYMRRVLSELSELQEADLILGLGSLDCDKPGIFSPSKADMLLVKGKH; encoded by the exons ATGCCTCCCAGATACTTTGATAGATTGTGGTCCCAATACCTCACTCATCAATCTATCAAGTTTCAG ACACAATTCTCTAAACTGCCTCTACCATTGTTCACATCAACTCAACGCTCACTATGCACAATGTCAGCGAACTCGCGTGAAGCTGTAAACTACCGACTACCGCGGTTAGAGCTCCAGAATGCCTCCTTCCGACGACGAGCATCTGCACAGCTCTCTGGCTCAAAGGCACAGAGCTGTAGGTATGCTTCTGGTTTCTTGCCCCGACTTGCGAAAAAGATTGTACCGATGGCGCAACGCCCCGGGGGTGCGGCCGAACAATATATTGCCTACGGAATGACCCAGAGATTATTCGAGGCTTGTTCCAAGCAGGGGGATTACACGATCCCGCAGctgaaagaaaaaggggCTCAGGTTCCTAAGACCGAAGCTGGGGAGGATCTGGGTGTTGGAGAGGGATGGTGGTATAAAGGTCTGCTTTCCCCTATGCAGTTATTTGACGTCGAGCCATTGGCGCTGACGTCTTTAATACCAGAGTTGGGCCTTGTTCCGACATTCTCGACATGGTCACAAATCACATTTTTACATATGTACCTTTTGATGGTTCGGCTGCGGGCGTTGCCCTCCCGTGACAGTTTGCAGACGTACTCGCGCCATTTGATCGACCACTTCTCGCATAATGCTGAGTATCGCATGGATGTTTTACACGGATTGACAAGCCGTGCCATCAGAAACAAGTTTCTGAAGGATCTCTTCATTCAGTGGCGTGGTGTTCTCGCTGCATACGATGAGGGTCTTATCAAGGGCGATGCCGTGCTAGGGGCTGCCATATGGAGAAACTTGTGGAAGGCGAGCTATAATACCCCTGATGGAGAGGAAATTGATTGGGAGAAAGTTGCTCGCGTCGTAGCCTATATGCGGCGGGTGCTCTCGGAACTGTCGGAGCTACAAGAGGCGGATCTGATCCTTGGGCTAGGGTCACTCGATTGCGACAAGCCCGGGATATTCTCACCTTCTAAAGCAGATATGCTTTTGGTAAAGGGGAAGCATTAG
- a CDS encoding bifunctional aminopeptidase/epoxide hydrolase (transcript_id=CADANIAT00007234), which translates to MATLMNPVRDPNTLSNYNNWLCTHTTANFEIFFEEKKLVGNVVHKLRSITNAETDEIILDSHHVDIRNVQVAGLPVKAWELLPPLGPYGTALKIKLENPVGLNEIIDVDIAVQTTKECTALQWLTPAQTSNKKHPYMFSQCQAIHARSIFPCQDTPDVKCTFDFNITSPLPVIASGLPVRSTSTVPQSGVKTLHRFHQKVPIPSYLFALASGDIAEAAIGPRSVVATSPDKLEECKWELEADTERFIKTIEEIIYPYAWGEYNVLILPPSFPYGGMENPVFTFATPSIISKDRENVDVIAHELAHSWSGNLVTSASWEHFWLNEGWTVYLERRILASLHGEKYRHFSAIIGWKALRDSVEHYSHDHEFTKLVPNLKGEDPDDAFSTIPYEKGFNFLFHLENLVGKEKFDRFIPHYFTTFKGKSLDSYDFKATLLDFFKSDAEASRLLQELDWDSWFYKPGLPPKPEFDTSLADVVYELAGKWRSLPESPFQPQPSDIQGLTANQIVVFLEQILLFERPLTAELSKLMGEVYGLTGSENIEVANLYLQVGLKAADKSVIGPTTDLLGRIGRMKFVRPLYRALQKVDRQVAIDTFEKHKDFYHPICRGMVEKDLFGKKDA; encoded by the exons ATGGCGACGCTTATGAATCCCGTCAGGGACCCAAATACCCTGTCCAACTATAACAACTGGCTTTGCACTCATACTACTGCCAACTTCGAGATCTTTtttgaggaaaagaaactcGTAGGGAACGTCGTCCACAAGCTCAGATCAATAACGAACGCTGAGACGGACGAGATCATCCTCGACTCTCATCATGTGGACATACGCAATGTCCAGGTGGCGGGCTTGCCTGTGAAAGCGTGGGAACTTCTCCCTCCCTTGGGCCCTTATGGCACGGCTCTGAAAATCAAACTTGAAAATCCCGTGGGACTCAACGAGATAATCGATGTTGAT ATCGCTGTGCAGACCACTAAGGAGTGCACTGCACTCCAATGGCTGACTCCAGCTCAAACGTCGAACAAGAAACATCCATACATGT TTTCTCAATGCCAGGCTATCCATGCACGGTCAATCTTCCCGTGTCAAGACACGCCCGATGTCAAGTGCACTTTCGATTTCAACATTACTTCCCCTCTGCCTGTAATTGCCAGCGGGCTACCTGTTCGCAGTACCTCGACTGTCCCCCAGTCTGGCGTAAAAACCCTCCACCGATTTCACCAAAAAGTGCCCATTCCGAGCTACTTGTTTGCTCTCGCTAGCGG TGATATCGCGGAAGCTGCTATCGGACCTAGAAGCGTCGTTGCAACTAGTCCCGATAAGCTTGAGGAATGCAAGTGGGAGCTCGAGGCTGATACAGAGAGGTTTATCAAGACGATAGAG GAAATCATTTATCCTTATGCATGGGGTGAGTACAACGTTTTGATCCTTCCACCCAGCTTCCCGTATGGCGGCATGGAGAACCCGGTCTTTACTTTCGCAACGCCTAGCATAATCTCAAAG GACCGAGAGAATGTCGATGTTATTGCGCATGAGTTGGCGCATAGTTGGAGCGGCAATCTTGTCACTAGTGCCTCGTGGGAACATTTCTGGCTTAATGAAGGTTGGACAGTGTATCTCGAGAGACGG ATTTTAGCTTCGCT ACACGGCGAGAAATACCGTCACTTTTCGGCCATTATAGGCTGGAAAGCTCTAAGGGATTCTGTAGAGCACTACAGCCATGACCATGAGTTCACAAAATTAGTACCAAACCTCAAAGGCGAGGACCCTGATGACGCCTTTTCTACCATACCATACGAGAAAGGATTCAACTTCCTGTTCCATCTGGAAAACCTTGTCGGGAAGGAAAAATTCGACCGCTTCATCCCCCAT TACTTTACTACATTTAAAGGGAAGTCGTTGGACTCTTACGACTTCAAAGCTACTCTTTTAGATTTCTTCAaatctgatgctgaagccTCCCGACTGttgcaggagctggattGGGATTCCTGGTTCTACAAGCCTGGCCTGCCTCCTAAACCAGAATTTGACACCTCGCTGGCTGATGTTGTGTATGAGCTGGCGGGCAAGTGGAGATCCCTTCCCGAATCTCCATTTCAGCCTCAGCCGAGCGACATTCAGGGTTTGACGGCAAATCAAATAGTGGTCTTTCTGGAACAGATCCTGCTTTTTGAGCGGCCACTTACCGCCGAACTCTCTAAACTTATGGGTGAAGTCTACGGACTTACTGGGAGTGAGAACATTGAGGTTGCCAATCTCTACCTTCAGGTTGGCCTCAAGGCTGCCGATAAGAGTGTCATCGGGCCGACCACAGATCTGCTGGGAAGGATTGGAAGGATGAAATTCGTGCGGCCTCT GTACCGGGCTCTACAGAAGGTTGACCGCCAGGTGGCGATCGATACCTTCGAAAAGCACAAGGATTTCTACCACCCCATATGTAGGGGTATGGTCGAGAAAGATCTCTTCGGTAAGAAAGATGCATGA
- a CDS encoding uncharacterized protein (transcript_id=CADANIAT00007235) — protein sequence MDLIPQVQVSTREERAPAARAQQTPIDTEATQATIAGEDAGPAEVETQPAEEPQLPKPIPFPGLARKDQRLRLLLIVTSGDRFLTSPIVELIVGSNDKRTAMTAHQDLLLESSLLSDHVKAFDDGPRHIELPDDDVEAFGYFLQYLYTRDYSPSETGADEGADNSGDRLLKHARVYTLAEKLGISTLKSLAHSKIHRINSTSLGELEYARYVYANTKSDDVTIRKPVSNFWGMRGHILRHESEEEFRQLCLDVPQFCFDVLSVVLDQREKRAQDAAETEFAVRGSGRKRLRSGL from the exons ATGGATTTGATCCCCCAAGTTCAAGTTTCAacgagagaggagagagcgCCCGCAGCAAGAGCGCAGCAAACTCCTATTGATACCGAGGCGACTCAGGCTACAATcgcaggagaagatgcagGACCGGCTGAGGTCGAAACGCAGCCAGCAGAGGAGCCCCAACTCCCCAAACCTATCCCGTTTCCCGG TTTGGCAAGAAAGGATCAGCGGTTACGGTTACTTTTGATAGTGACATCGGGCGATAGGTTCCTGACTTCGCCAATCGTGGAGCTTATTGTCGGAAGTAACGACAAGAGAACTGCCATGACTGCTCACCAAGACCTACTCTTAGAGTCGTCTTTGCTATCTGATCATGTCAAGGCCTTTGATGATGGTCCG CGTCATATTGAGCTTCCAGATGACGACGTAGAAGCATTTGGCTACTTCTTACAATATCTCTATACACGGGATTATTCTCCATCGGAGACAGGAGCGGATGAAGGAGCCGACAATTCTGGTGACCGGCTTCTCAAGCACGCTCGTGTGTACACTTTGGCTGAGAAGCTGGGTATTTCTACGCTGAAATCCCTTGCCCATTCCAAAATTCACCGTATCAATAGTACTTCGCTCGGTGAGTTGGAGTATGCTCGTTATGTATACGCAAACACCAAATCCGACGATGTCACTATCCGCAAGCCTGTGTCGAACTTCTGGGGTATGAGAGGCCACATCTTGCGCCATGAGTCGGAAGAGGAATTCAGACAGCTGTGTCTCGATGTCCCCCAGTTTTGTTTCGATGTGTTGAGTGTTGTTCTAGACCAGAGGGAGAAGCGTGCTCAAGATGCGGCTGAAACAGAATTTGCTGTTAGGGGAAGTGGCAGGAAGCGACTCCGCAGTGGCCTATGA
- a CDS encoding putative Xaa-Pro dipeptidase pepP (transcript_id=CADANIAT00007236) has protein sequence MTSLDSILADKYPAKAHARRVAEGLKALGHSGGAIYLEAQKTRLIEDNDEPVPFRQRRPFFYLSGCLLPDSSLVYNIDSDQLTLFIPPINPDDVIWSGLPLSAAEALERYDVDNVLETTEVNATLANIAASHANNSTAFAIAEQVSEGTKFEGFSETNFNVLKGVIERTRVVKDSYEIALLRKANDISAKGHIAAIKASKSATNEREIEAAFIATCIANGAREQSYHPIVACGQNGATLHYGKNDEDLIDPVTNRRKDNVLIDAGAEYRTYCADITRAFPLNGKFLPETRQIYEIVLRMQLECIDMLKEGVQWEDVHAHAHRVAIRGLLELGILRGSEDELFDKRISVAFFPHGLGHYLGMDTHDTGGNPNYEDTDTMFRYLRVRGRLPAGSVITVEPGIYFCRFIIEPFLKNPDLQKYIDVGTLNRYWRVGGVRIEDNVHITKDGHDNLTTAPKTIEEVESLAA, from the exons ATGACTTCTCTGGACAGTATCCTTGCGGACAAATACCCAGCCAAGGCTCATGCTCGTCGGGTGGCCGAGGGCCTTAAGGCGCTTGGCCACAGCGGCGGCGCTATTTATCTAGAAGCGCAAAAAACTCGTCTAATTGAGGATAACGATGAGCCGGTGCCCTTTAG ACAGCGTCGCCCTTTCTTCTATCTTTCCGGATGCCTGCTTCCGGACTCGTCCCTAGTCTACAATATTGATTCTGACCAATTAACCCTATTCATTCCTCCAATCAACCCAGATGACGTGATTTGGTCTGGTCTGCCGTTGTCAGCAGCTGAAGCTCTCGAGCGATATGACGTCGATAACGTCCTGGAGACGACAGAAGTCAATGCTACCTTAGCGAACATTGCTGCGTCGCATGCAAACAATAGCACTGCTTTTGCTATCGCAGAGCAAGTGTCCGAAGGTACAAAATTCGAGGGCTTCTCCGAAACGAACTTCAACGTCCTGAAAGGAGTGATTGAGAGGACTCGCGTCGTCAAAGACAGCTACGAGATCGCTCTTCTCAGGAAGGCGAATGATATCTCTGCAAAGGGCCACATCGCAGCTATCAAGGCATCAAAGTCTGCCACCAACGAGCGCGAAATTGAAGCCGCGTTCATTGCAACCTGTATCGCTAATGGAGCTCGCGAGCAATCCTATCATCCAATTGTTGCGTGCGGCCAGAATGGGGCCACTCTTCACTATGGGAAGAACGACGAGGACTTAATCGATCCGGTGACCAACCGGAGAAAGGACAACGTCCTGATCGATGCCGGTGCAGAGTACCGCACTTACTGTGCAGATATTACCCGTGCATTTCCTCTCAATGGCAAATTCCTACCAGAAACCCGCCAGATCTATGAAATAGTTCTGCGGATGCAACTGGAGTGCATTGATATGCTCAAGGAGGGTGTTCAGTGGGAGGATGTCCATGCGCACGCACACCGCGTGGCCATTAGGGGCCTGCTCGAACTGGGCATTCTGCGCGGCTCCGAGGACGAGTTATTCGACAAGCGAATCAGCGTGGCTTTTTTCCCGCACGGCCTGGGCCATTACCTTGGAATGGACACACATGATACCGGCGGCAACCCGAACTACGAAGACACAGATACTATGTTCAGGTATCTTCGGGTACGGGGACGGCTGCCGGCTGGGTCAGTCATCACTGTCGAGCCTGGT ATCTACTTCTGCCGTTTCATTATTGAACCATTCCTCAAGAACCCTGATCTGCAGAAGTATATTGACGTGGGTACTCTGAATCGGTACTGGCGTGTCGGTGGAGTTCGTATCGAGGACAATGTTCATATCACCAAGGATGGCCATGATAATTTAACCACAGCACCCAAGACTATTGAGGAGGTAGAGAGCCTAGCTGCCTAG
- a CDS encoding uncharacterized protein (transcript_id=CADANIAT00007237), translating into MPRPAAKRNRLATRTLGVSDHTQGHGPRSTVESRGISRSPTSDSVGNSRLADSADPSDIIRQLRNQTPISKAHEFAIGSSPGTEQGVTGSRPPTRARGYSSTLSIAGRKGDNGSRVQGTPAFESSILSNFRRRPRQASILHMMQDEDGSSDLDDDDFLGGLSPQDESTPLNISRGKSLVLGPAISSLDKSPSLPSIGNSSKRKRSTDRPEPQSPLYLASIMPGTPRPKLATLRSEASVESHGLAETPAAFSETMVPPMSSPVFNSTLETSTQEADRLPPGTRRARNAKPAPAKDKKLQLPTAALQNKLLPQRRRRRPRRQNLSKFDVLSDSEDDLPSAAADDDELSFLPMQKRSPAPRPPTSTKPLRTNRANLNSNTHDKDGKEFKRYEASSHEEKNYLKENKPMEVSSPLSSALDTDELDSEFDLGQEAPAKAFLSEELRLQALKFAEIDKWQMEFEDVVTVGTQENGAFR; encoded by the coding sequence ATGCCGAGACCAGCGGCTAAGCGCAATCGTTTGGCGACCAGGACTCTAGGGGTTTCGGACCACACCCAGGGTCATGGACCACGAAGTACTGTTGAATCTAGAGGAATTTCCCGTTCGCCGACAAGCGATTCCGTGGGTAATTCGCGACTAGCAGACAGCGCCGACCCGTCTGATATTATACGCCAACTGAGGAACCAAACACCCATAAGCAAAGCACATGAGTTTGCGATCGGGTCGTCCCCAGGAACCGAACAAGGAGTTACAGGTAGCCGACCACCTACGAGGGCTCGCGGGTATTCCTCGACTCTTTCCATAGCTGGACGCAAAGGGGATAACGGTTCGAGAGTCCAAGGGACTCCTGCCTTTGAAAGTTCCATACTGAGCAACTTTAGACGGCGACCCCGACAGGCGAGTATTCTACATATGATGCAAGACGAGGACGGGTCATCAGATTTAGACGACGATGACTTTCTCGGCGGCTTGAGCCCGCAAGATGAATCAACGCCACTGAACATCTCAAGGGGAAAGTCACTTGTCCTCGGACCCGCCATATCTTCGCTTGACAAGTCTCCGTCATTACCATCAATTGGTAACTCATCGAAGCGCAAACGATCAACCGACAGACCCGAGCCTCAATCACCTCTTTATCTCGCGAGCATCATGCCTGGGACTCCAAGACCTAAATTGGCAACCTTGCGGAGCGAAGCCTCCGTTGAGTCACATGGCCTAGCAGAAACCCCGGCAGCTTTTAGCGAGACTATGGTGCCACCCATGAGCAGCCCTGTGTTTAATAGTACACTGGAAACGTCCACCCAGGAGGCAGATAGGCTACCACCTGGAACAAGAAGGGCTCGCAATGCGAAGCCCGCACCAGCAAAAGACAAGAAACTCCAGTTACCGACGGCAGCATTACAAAATAAGCTCTTACCCCAAAGGCgccgaagaaggccaagacgCCAGAATCTATCAAAATTTGATGTGCTTAGTGATTCGGAAGATGATCTCCcctcagcagcggcagacGACGATGAATTGAGCTTCTTACCTATGCAGAAGCGGTCTCCAGCGCCACGGCCGCCAACGAGTACGAAACCATTGCGTACTAATCGGGCAAACCTGAACTCGAATACTCATGATAAGGATGGCAAGGAATTCAAGCGATATGAGGCTAGCTCGCATGAAGAAAAAAACTATCTTAAAGAGAACAAGCCAATGGAAGTTTCCTCACCTTTGTCATCAGCTCTCGATACCGACGAACTTGACTCTGAGTTTGATCTGGggcaggaagctccagctAAAGCTTTTTTGAGCGAGGAGTTACGATTGCAAGCTCTGAAGTTTGCTGAGATAGACAAATGGCAAATGGAGTTTGAAGATGTGGTTACGGTCGGCACTCAGGAGAACGGTGCATTTAGGTAA